From the Agromyces laixinhei genome, the window CCGATCGAGGTGTGCACGATCCCGTCGACGCCGGCGGCGCGCCGCGCGCGGGGTTACGTTCCCGTCGACACGCTGCTCGGGCGCCTCGGTCTCCGCCCGGCGCCGGTGCTCGTGCTTGCGAGGGAACGCGCCGATCAGGCCGGCCTCGACGCCGAGGCGCGTCGGCGCAACGCCGCCGGAGGCCTCGTCGCCCGTTCGGCCAGACGACGGCTCGGGCCGGCGCCGCGCGATGCCCCACTCGCGGGCCGCCGGTTCCTCCTCGTCGACGACATCGTCACGACCGGTTCGACCCTCGCAGAGGCGGTGCGCGCCGTCGCCGCAGCGGGGGGGTGAGACGGCGGCGATCGCGGTGCTCGCCGAGACGCCGCGCAGGTGGCCGCACCATGCAGGGAGTTCACGGGAAACACTCCGTGACATCGCCTCGCAAGGGGGCTACGGTGGCAGGACAGGCGTGGTCGATCCACCCTTCAGAACCGGGTGACACGTCGGTGAACGGAGGTCGTCATGGAACTGAACATCGTCGGACGAAACCTGGGGATCACGGACCGATTCCGCGCCTACGCGGCGGAGAAGTCCGAGAAGGTTTCTCATCTGGCAGAGCGCGCGATCTCACTCGACGTGAAGCTCAGCCGGCACAACGAGAAGAACGGAAACCCCGGGCCCGACCGCGTCGAGCTCACCCTCTTCGGCAAAGGGCCCGTGGTCCGTGCCGAGGCAGACGGCTCCGACAAGTACGCGGCGTTCGATGTCGCACTCGGGCGATTGCTCGAGCGCATCCGGCGCGCGAAGGATCGCCGGAAGGTCCACCGCGGCGGTTCGAAGCGACCGACCTCGCTGCGCGAGGCCACCGATGCCGGGTTCTCGGAGGTCGGCGTGCAGGCCGCGGCATCCGAGGTGCTCGCACAGGTGCGCACCGGCAGCATCCCGACCGTCGACGAGAACGAACCGCACGTCGAGGAGGACGAGGTCTACAGCCCGGTCGTGATCCGTCGGAAGATGTTCGCCTCCACGCCCATGACGGTCGACGACGCGCTCTACTTCATGGAGCTCGTGGGGCACGACTTCTACCTGTTCGTCGATGCCGAGTCCGGCCGGCCGAGCGTGGTCTACCGGCGCAAGGGCTGGGACTACGGGCTCATCGGGCTCGACCAGCAGTCCGAAGAGCGGTCGCCGACGACCTCGCCGGTCGAGATGCAACGCGCCACGGCGTGACATCCGCTCACTGAGCAGTACGTGCGCCGAGCTCGTCGAGGCAGGCCGTCAGGTCGTGATCGCTTCGACGAGCTCGGCGCATGCGTTTGGCAGGCCTTCGGCGGGCTCGGGCACGCGGCTCGTTCCCCGCTAGCATGGCTATGATGGCCGTCTGCACGGCGGCAGCGGGCGCGCCCCGATTCGATCCGCGGCCGTGCGCCCAACGACTACAGGAGAACATTCGTGGCAACGATTCTGGAAAGGGTCCTCCGTGTCGGTGAGGGCCGCACCCTCAAGCGGCTGGAGAACTACGCGGCGGCGATCAACGCGCTCGAAGACGGATTCCAGGCGCTCAGCGACGAC encodes:
- the hpf gene encoding ribosome hibernation-promoting factor, HPF/YfiA family, whose protein sequence is MELNIVGRNLGITDRFRAYAAEKSEKVSHLAERAISLDVKLSRHNEKNGNPGPDRVELTLFGKGPVVRAEADGSDKYAAFDVALGRLLERIRRAKDRRKVHRGGSKRPTSLREATDAGFSEVGVQAAASEVLAQVRTGSIPTVDENEPHVEEDEVYSPVVIRRKMFASTPMTVDDALYFMELVGHDFYLFVDAESGRPSVVYRRKGWDYGLIGLDQQSEERSPTTSPVEMQRATA